A portion of the Deltaproteobacteria bacterium genome contains these proteins:
- a CDS encoding 5,10-methylenetetrahydrofolate reductase: MIVTATKEIDEIVESLGPARSVHLFGCDSCAQQCRTGGPEELGAMEAVLRERGFRVTGGSIVDETCYLQLVKREYRRNEALSGADAVLVLACGAGVRTVAEAAPATQPVLPALDSIFLASVERVGRFFEGCALCGVCELGRTAAVCPHTQCPKGLLNGPCGGVVDGGMCEVNLDNRCAWIRIYERLRAQGRLHVMRKTAAPKDNSGAVGPRRVVLEHPPGKAPLSKRGED; the protein is encoded by the coding sequence CACCTCTTCGGCTGCGACTCCTGCGCCCAGCAGTGCCGCACCGGCGGGCCCGAGGAACTCGGGGCCATGGAGGCGGTCCTCAGGGAGCGGGGTTTCCGCGTGACGGGCGGCTCCATCGTGGATGAGACCTGCTATCTCCAGCTCGTAAAGCGCGAGTACCGACGCAACGAGGCCCTTTCGGGCGCCGACGCCGTGCTGGTGCTCGCCTGCGGCGCCGGTGTAAGGACCGTGGCCGAGGCGGCCCCCGCGACCCAGCCCGTGCTGCCGGCCCTCGACTCCATCTTCCTCGCCTCGGTGGAGCGTGTGGGGCGTTTCTTCGAGGGATGCGCCCTGTGCGGCGTATGCGAGCTCGGCAGGACGGCGGCCGTCTGTCCCCACACGCAGTGTCCCAAGGGGCTGCTCAACGGTCCCTGCGGGGGGGTCGTGGACGGGGGCATGTGCGAGGTCAACCTCGACAACCGCTGCGCCTGGATAAGGATCTACGAGAGGCTCAGGGCCCAGGGCAGACTCCATGTCATGAGGAAGACGGCGGCGCCCAAGGACAACTCCGGGGCCGTCGGGCCGCGCCGGGTCGTGCTTGAGCACCCGCCCGGAAAGGCTCCGCTCTCCAAGAGGGGCGAGGACTGA